The genomic DNA ATCGGTGGTGTTCCTGACCTCAACCGTTACTTCGGCGTAACCATCATCCTTAGTTATAAGGAGACCGGAAAAATCGATATCCTCCTGCAGCTGTTCTCTCGCTATGTCTGCAATATCTCTGTCACCGCTTACATTGACGGAAACAGGAATACATTCAGCGCCTACAGGTGTCATGGGAATAAAATTATCTGCCAGTACGGTTCCCATGCAGATCAATAAGGACATTAGCATGCCCGAAGTCCTCATCTGTTCACTCCGGTCCAAGAAATTCAATATTAATGATTGCCGGGGTATTTCTTCCCGGCGGCATCGGTGGAATCTGCGCTCTTGACAGCGCGCTTTCCACAGCTCTGTCAAACGCTGATGTCCCACTCTTCCTGACAACCTCAATCTCAGATGTACCATCCGGATTGATTATTAGAATTACCCGATATGATCTTTCAGGTTCCACAGATGTTCTGTATCCTCTTCTTACTGCATTGAAAACTCTTGACTCGTAAGTTCCGGGGCCTGGAGCTCCCGAACCGGCTGCCCCTTCCCCGCTGACAGATACGAATTCTGATGCTTCAACGGAATCCTGAGCCTCTAACTCCTCGTGGGCCTCATCCAGTGGCTGTTCTTCAACAACTTCTTCCACTTGATCAGAAGCCTGGTCTTCTGTCTCCTGCGGATCAATTATCTGCTCTTCTGTAACTTCGGGTACCGATACCTCTATCGCGATTTCAGCCGGGTTTTCAGCAGGATGCACTATATCCGGAGGTGAAGATGTAATTTCATTCGAAGTCAGCGTGACCATGTTTACCATAATGGCATCACCTCCGCCGGGAAGTACCATTACGCTGCTCGAAGAAGTAATCAGTCCAACCACTAGAAGAAGTACATGTCCTGCTATGACAAAGATGACATCTCGACGCTGGAGGGAGTAACTGTTCCGTTCTCCTTGTCTGGAATCAGTGAATTTCATCCGCTTCCAATCTCGATTCCTGGATAAGCCCCACATTGAGATAACCACCGCTGCCAAGTTCGGTCAGGGCGTTCGCAACTACCTCGTATCTCACATCCCTGTCCGCCCTGACAAAGGCTTCGGAACGGCCGGAATTGTGAGCTGCTTCAGCAATATCCGAAAGATCCTCCAGCAGAACCTGCTCGCCGGAAATGGCCAGGTTGCCATATGCGTCGATTTCGAGAACCAGTGATTCGTTGGGATCAAGGCTGCTCAGAACCCTTCCAGTGTTCGAAGAAGGGGGAGTAACATCCGCACTTCGCTGCATCACCGGAGATGTCAGCATGAAGATCACCAGTAGAACAAGGGTGACATCCACCAGATTCGTAACATTAATTGCGGAGAACTGCTTATACCTGGTTCGTATCATTCAAGACTGCCTCTTCTACAGACGTCCACAAGTTCAGAAAGGAACCGATCCATATCTCCGGCTAATGAATTGATCCTGCCGACAACGAAGTTGTGGAAGATATTCGCGGGAATCGCGGCCATCAGCCCTGCAACAGTTGTGGTCAACGCTGCCGCGATACCGGCTCCCACTGCGCTGAGATCAGCAACGCCAAGTTCCCTCATTCCTATGAAACTCGACAAAACCCCCCATACCGTACCAAGCAATCCAAGCAGAGGAGCTACACTTGTTACAGTCGCAAGCAGTCCGATATTCCGTTCGCGCTGGGCAAGATCCTCTCCTGCCTCCCGCTCAAGAGCACTGGACAGGCTGGATGCTTCCTCGATAGAAAGGGGTTCTGTAATACCTCTATCGGTTCTTCTCTGAAGAAAACGGCCTGCCTCAGCGTACATTCGCGCAAGCGGTCCTATTTCACTACTTCTGTTCCAGAATTCCCCGCCAGGCGGTCTGCCTGTTGTTCTCAGTGCATCCATAAAGATCTTCGATGAACTGAGAATTGCTCTGAATTCCCGAATCTTCGCTATTGCAACAGCCCATGAACCAACCGAAAGGACAGCAATAATCACAAGAATGAGTTTTGTGACAATATCAGCCTGACGGACTATCTCAATAACTTGCCCTATCAATACTGTTCCTCCTTCAGCGCTGCAACGGCTTCAATTTCAATAAGAGCACCCAATGGCAGATTCGAAACCGCGACAGCAGACCTCGCGGGAAAGGGTACCATAAATCTCCTGGAATATATATCATTTACAATTGCTGAATCCGATATGTCTGAAAGATATAAATTAATCTTCACGACGCTGTCCATGTTTGAGCCGGCATCAAGCAGAATCGCTTCAATATTATTTAATGCCTGAACAGTCTGAGCTTCAATACCCTCTTCCAGTTTTCCGTCTGTCCCGCTGTGAATATGAATCCCTTTGAAATCACAGCCTGGCTGTAAGGTCCGACAGGGAGGGGAGAGTCAGCTGTCTGAACGGTCTTTCGCGTCATTCAGGCTCCTCTTTTGAAATGAATACATACAGTATATACATACAAAGATACCTATCTGTTCCAAAAGAGCGTAATATTAAGAATGCAACCAGTCCTCCTTTTGACAGAGAACCTGTTAGAAGAAGGGCTCGAATGAAATCTCCTGGATATGCAATTTCCATTCACTTATCGGGCAGTTATAAGTGATCTCGCAGGTTGAAAACCAGGAATACCGATGAAATTCATAAACCAGTATAAATAGAGATAGCATTCTTCGACAAATAATGATAACAGTTGTAAAAATGTAATCACACAATATCAATAAGAAACAAAGCAATGAAGCCAATGATTAGATTTTCTCTGGTGGTTTTTCTGTTACTCTCCTCATGCAGTGACAGTTCAATCCAGCGCGAAACGGTTCTTGACGAGATTGTAACCATCCATGATGAAATCGTTTATGACGTGCCAGATGTGTTGCGGTGGTGCGATAGACTCGGTTTTGAAGGGGAAAAAATCAATATCGGCAATGCGCGGCTATATGTCGAAACAGAGGGTGAAGGCATTCCTTTAGTGTTGCTTCATGGCGGACCGGGTGGAACCCATCATTATTTTCATCCCCATTTCTCCAGAGCTGCTGAATTTGCCAAGGTGATCTATTACGATCAGCGCGGTTGCGGTCTTTCTGACTACGAACCTGGAAAGGGATATACTATCGAACAGGCGGTCAATGATCTTGAGAACCTTCGAATGGCTCTGGATCTGGACGAATGGGTGGTACTTGGTCACTCGTATGGTGGAATACTGGCACAGGAGTATGCGATTACATATCCGGATAATCTCGCCGGACTTGTACTTGTAGGTACAGCAACCAGTCTCAACATAGAACTGGAACCTACTCGCCAATATGACTTCATCTGTGAAGAAGAAATAGCACGCCTGCAAGAGATCAATAGAATGTCTGACCTGTCGATGGAGCAGCTGTTGTATAACCGGTTTCTGAATGGAGATTGGAAACGGCAGAGTTATTATCGCCCTTCCGAGGAACGGATTGCTGAAATTGCTCGTTACGAGTGGGTTCATGACCCGGATTTCAGATCCCAGCTGTGCAGGAGCATGCATGACCTTGATCTTGAAGGAGCTTTTCAGAATTTCCGGATTCCCACGCTCATTATTGAAGGGGAATGGGATCTTACCTGGAATACCGACAAACCGGGAGTGATACAATCCCAGCATCCGAATGCTGAAATGATCATACTTGAACATGCAGGACATGACACTTATGAAGATGATCCTGAAACCTTTTTCTCGGAATTGGAGCGTTTCTTCAGCAGGCTCGGTGTACGACAATGAAGAAGATAGACCATGCAGGTTATGGTAACGTAGCAGAAGATGTATCTCGGGACTGTATTCTCCTGATAAAAAAATCATAAGATTGAGGTTCAGCAGATCCTTCCTGCTGGGTTTGCGCATAGGTTTAAACATCTCGGAAGCTGCTCGGAAGTCTATGTCTTCCGAGTTCAATTCAGGCATGGTCTCTTCATCAAACCTCTTTGGCAGAACATATCGTTCAGATTCCGCAACACGCCGACTAAATCGATTTGATGCGTTTTATCACATGCTGAAAGAAATCCTTCGACCAGACATCCAGCGCTCTGGGGTCTCTTATGAAACGTGATATGTCCTGTCGAGCCAGATCTATGTTCAACTCATCAATTGCTTCTGAAAGAAGATCTCGGAGTTTCGATATTGTCAGCTTATCCCCTTCAGAGTAGTCACCTGATTGCTTCATTCTGATCTCGAGATGGCTGACGTTGACCTCTGGATGATGACCAGCAAACCAGACCATATCATACCAGTCACGGCCTTTCACTCGTGTCCGCCACTTCCTGCAGAGAACCGCATGCAGCTTCCCTGCGAACAGATCGGGAAGGTTATATGCGCGAACCGGGAAGGGGATTGGTTGAAGAATGTACTGCGTACCAGTCTCGAATCCTCCTGGAGGGTCGATATCCACTTCCAGTTTGATTTTCAGTAACTTTCCGGAGCGAAAACCACTTAGTAATTCCATACCCGCGTCTATGGCTATTAACTGCTTGTAGGTATTGGTCTTCAGGAAGGCGGACTCAATCTGTCCCGCTCTTGAGCTCTTTGAACTTTCAAACTCCACCTCGAATCCGAAGCTATTGATCTCCTTGCGTAGAGCTTCTCCATAAGCCTCCATCGAGAAGGATTGACAGGAGCTGAGCAGAGAAAAATCCAGATCTTCAGAGAATCTATCAAGCCCATGTAGCATTCTCAAGGCAGTACCACCATAGAATGCTGCATGCTCAAAAAATTTGCTTCGCCAGAGTCCCAATAACGCTAATCGCTGGAATATGTCGCGAAGGGCATTATTGTAATCGGCAAAAGTTGCACATCTGTAACCGTCCATCATGGAACGAATCGCTTCATGCATTATTAACGCTCCAGATTCTCTTCAGATAAATCATGAGATTCCGTATCTTGGCTGAGCCATACACATCGCAGATTTCACGCATGAGATTTCTGTCCAGTTTTCCTAGTGTTTCCATCTCAATTCGTAAATCATCCATAAGATACTCTCTGAATTCCGATATCCGAGTACCATCAAATCTGCTATCCGTCCAAACCTTATCGATCAGAGCCTTTTCCGGAGTAGCAATCAGGAAAGCCGTTTCCTCCGTTGAATCCAGTATTTGCCCTACAGCATAGCGGTCTTTACTAAGCATTCTATAGGAGAACACACCCAGAGGTGTATTGAATCCTCTGGATCGCTTGCTGGTTACAGAGGTTACTGTGTGGACTTGTTCGGGAATCAGGCCATGGTACTGCATGGCATATTCAAGGCTGACATATGATGGTCCGTAAATCAGATTAGCGACGTACTCTCGGCTGACAGGCCTTCGTCGAAGGGCATCTCCAAAGCAATAGAGCCCCTTTTTGATCCGTATTATGATCCCATCGGAAAGTAGCCTGGTAACAACATCCCTGGGCTTACGATAGATGCTAAGAACATCCATGAGAACCTGGAAATCAAAAACTTCACCAGTTACCTTACTTCGAAGAGCGGTGATAAAATCGATCATTGTCTCCTCTAATAACATACATCTATGTCCACTATTGTTGGACATACTATGCTCTAATTCGTGATTCTAGTCAAGATCGATGGTGGATTCAACTCACACAACATGTCAGGTTAATGCTGATACTATGAGAGAAGACCGCTGCATGAATTCAGCGGTCTTCTCATATTGGTACCGGGGACGGGACTTGAACCCGTACAGGCAATTGCCCACTAGGTCCTTAACCTAGCGTGTCTGCCAATTCCACCACCCCGGTTCTGTATTTGTTACGTGCTAGAAAATCGCAAGTAAAAATGAAGTAACCATGAACAGTACGGCGAGTATTGATGTAGCCTTGGAGAGCATAGTCGCAGCGCCACGGTTGCCGAAGGATGCAGTCAGAGCACCTCCGCCGCCAAATGCGCCGGAAAGACCATCACCCTTGGATTTCTGAAGCAGCACAACTGCCACAAGCAGTATACAAATTATAAAATGCATCATTGTCAGCACTGTAATCATTTCATGTATCCTTTCCAGAGTACGCAGATATACAAAACAAGAGGGAAACTGACAAGTCCTGAAAGCATTTACGGATAGGAAATGGAGTTGACTATCATCTTTCTCGTGAGGTTCTCTCCCGGGCACACGGTTTTACATCCGGACAGGTCCCGGTGCAGAATGATACTGGACGAAGAAAGATCGTACTCCGAAAGCAGGCTTTTCAGAAGCTTCCCCAGGGATTTCATCTGATCTTCTGTTGGATAAGTATCACTGAAATTACCCACAAGACAGATTCCAATTGTATCCGCGTTATGTTCCCTGGCATGCGCGCCAACCGCCCACTGAGGCCTTCCTTCTTCCACTTCGCCATCTTCTGACATAGTGCCGTTCCCTATCACGAAATGATACCCGATATCTACCCATCCATTAACAGCTCTGTGGAATGCCCTGAATACCCTTGCAGAACCTGTTGCTGTAGCCGAGTGATGAACCACAATCCGATTGATACTGCTTATTGGGCTGTATACGCAATCATCAGGTTTCTCTCCGGCTTCATTAAGCGATGTGTCACCTAATTCAGTATCCATCCTGAAATTACTTCTGATCCACCGGGCACTGGATAGCATTGCGTACCTCCCTTGTCTGTTAATATAATCAAGTGATTCAAATATATCATTTGGATAGGAGGTATCATGAAAAAGTACTTAACGTGCCTGTTGGCTGCAATCCTGCTGATCATAGCAGGATGTACCGACAGCACCACATACCCTTTCACCGAGGCAACCAGCAACATTTCCTTCTCGTACAACCTTCCGCAGGAGGGCGTTGTGGATATTTTCGCCCTCAACTGCTACATGAACAATGTCAGGACTATCATTTCCAATTCAACCCAGACATCAGGGGATCACTCTGCAGGATGGAATCTGCAGGACGAGGATGGACAGAGGGTTCCCGATGGTCTTTACTTCATCAGGATCCTGCTCGATGACAATGTCATAGCTACCGAAATGTACGAGGTGTACCGATGACAGCGTTACTGTGTATCGCAATGCTAATAGCTCAACCGGCACCGGACAGCAGCGGTTCCCCGTCACACAGAATCAGGATAGGACCCTGCTTCGGCATGTCCTGGCCCTCCATGCAGGATGAGAAGGACTTCGCTCAGTTTGCTAACGATGCGGGGGTAGATTTCGAACTTGGAAGCGTTGCCCTGACCGGTTCCCTGGAATTGCTTGGTGATGTGAACGAGCGTTTCAGAATAAGGGGAGGGCTCAGCATATCCAATCTTCATGGCACCTATGAGGAAGACTACAATCCCTACGAGAGACTGATGATCGGCATATTTACATTTGGAATAGGCCTGCTCTTTTCTTCTCAGGATGATGTGATAGGCCTCGATGACGAGGCTGTTTCCATCGAGGCTCAGGCTTACTATATGCTGAACAGGAGTAATAATTACTCCATCTCCATAGGCGCAGGTCCTGTATATACCTGGGCAAAACGGAAGCTGAATTCGCCCAATACTTTCACATCAGGCAGCGGAAGCAGTCTAGGCATAGTGGCCTCCATCAGGCTGGACCAGGAATCCTCCTACAAGATCGGATGTGTACCGCTGCTATTAGGTTTTGAAGCTGGTTACAGGTACAGCAGTATTGAACTCGATGACAGCGAGGCAGAGGGTTTCACGCTTGATTTCTCGGGACCGTTCCTGAAGGTCGGATCCTATATCGGCTTCTGACAGTATCAGCGCTAAGTCGGCTTTCGGGAACAGGCCATGGCTCATTCTGGTCAACCCGGAAGCCGGCAAAGGCGTTTCCCCTTCTCTGGCTGAAAGAACTTCCAGGCTTCTTTCAGATATTTCCATCACGAACCAAGTCGTCTTCAGTGAGAATGCTGAACATGTTGTAGAACTGGCATCAGCCGCACAGTCGGATCACTGGTCCGGTGTAGCGGTTCTCGGCGGAGATGGAACAGCAAGTTATGCGGCATCCGGTCTTATAAGAAGCTCAAATTCTCTTCCGCTTGCGGTGTTTCCGGCAGGCAATGGAAACGACTGGGTTAAAACACTTAGAACCGAATCAATCGAGAAGACAATCAGGGGTATTGAAAGTGGCAGGACCGCTGTAATGGATACCGGCTCATGCTCCATAGAATCGAATCCAACCTCACTGGCTGATCAGGTATTCATCAACTCCGCGGGAATCGGTCTTGACGCGCATGTTCTCGATAAATCAATTCGGATCAGGCAGAAAAGGTCCATTGGAAGATTGGGGTACCTTGCAGCCCTTGTATTCTCTCTGATTGAAATGCCCTCATGGGAGGGAACACTGACAATGGATGAACGAAATGTGTTTACCGGAAAATATCTTAGCATCACGGCGGGTGTATGTCCTTTCGTCGGCGGAGGAATGATGTTGTCTCCTTCCTCAGTTCCCGATGATGGGAAACTTGATACGGCAGTTGTCAGACCGATCTCAAGAACCAACCTGATTCGCAGTATGCCAATGATCTACAGGGGAACTCTTCTGGACAATCCTTCGGTTTCATCATGGAGCGGAAACGAATTCAAACTCAAGGCTCAAGGGAAGCTCGTAGTCGAACTGGATGGTGAATCTATCGGGGGCATCCCGGATAACGCGGTTGTGATACTGAAATCCCTTCCAGCATCAATTCAGGTTGTTGTCGGACCGGA from Candidatus Aegiribacteria sp. includes the following:
- a CDS encoding TonB C-terminal domain-containing protein — translated: MKFTDSRQGERNSYSLQRRDVIFVIAGHVLLLVVGLITSSSSVMVLPGGGDAIMVNMVTLTSNEITSSPPDIVHPAENPAEIAIEVSVPEVTEEQIIDPQETEDQASDQVEEVVEEQPLDEAHEELEAQDSVEASEFVSVSGEGAAGSGAPGPGTYESRVFNAVRRGYRTSVEPERSYRVILIINPDGTSEIEVVRKSGTSAFDRAVESALSRAQIPPMPPGRNTPAIINIEFLGPE
- a CDS encoding biopolymer transporter ExbD, whose protein sequence is MIRTRYKQFSAINVTNLVDVTLVLLVIFMLTSPVMQRSADVTPPSSNTGRVLSSLDPNESLVLEIDAYGNLAISGEQVLLEDLSDIAEAAHNSGRSEAFVRADRDVRYEVVANALTELGSGGYLNVGLIQESRLEADEIH
- a CDS encoding MotA/TolQ/ExbB proton channel family protein; protein product: MIGQVIEIVRQADIVTKLILVIIAVLSVGSWAVAIAKIREFRAILSSSKIFMDALRTTGRPPGGEFWNRSSEIGPLARMYAEAGRFLQRRTDRGITEPLSIEEASSLSSALEREAGEDLAQRERNIGLLATVTSVAPLLGLLGTVWGVLSSFIGMRELGVADLSAVGAGIAAALTTTVAGLMAAIPANIFHNFVVGRINSLAGDMDRFLSELVDVCRRGSLE
- a CDS encoding alpha/beta fold hydrolase, with protein sequence MIRFSLVVFLLLSSCSDSSIQRETVLDEIVTIHDEIVYDVPDVLRWCDRLGFEGEKINIGNARLYVETEGEGIPLVLLHGGPGGTHHYFHPHFSRAAEFAKVIYYDQRGCGLSDYEPGKGYTIEQAVNDLENLRMALDLDEWVVLGHSYGGILAQEYAITYPDNLAGLVLVGTATSLNIELEPTRQYDFICEEEIARLQEINRMSDLSMEQLLYNRFLNGDWKRQSYYRPSEERIAEIARYEWVHDPDFRSQLCRSMHDLDLEGAFQNFRIPTLIIEGEWDLTWNTDKPGVIQSQHPNAEMIILEHAGHDTYEDDPETFFSELERFFSRLGVRQ
- a CDS encoding nucleotidyl transferase AbiEii/AbiGii toxin family protein yields the protein MHEAIRSMMDGYRCATFADYNNALRDIFQRLALLGLWRSKFFEHAAFYGGTALRMLHGLDRFSEDLDFSLLSSCQSFSMEAYGEALRKEINSFGFEVEFESSKSSRAGQIESAFLKTNTYKQLIAIDAGMELLSGFRSGKLLKIKLEVDIDPPGGFETGTQYILQPIPFPVRAYNLPDLFAGKLHAVLCRKWRTRVKGRDWYDMVWFAGHHPEVNVSHLEIRMKQSGDYSEGDKLTISKLRDLLSEAIDELNIDLARQDISRFIRDPRALDVWSKDFFQHVIKRIKSI
- the secG gene encoding preprotein translocase subunit SecG, with the translated sequence MITVLTMMHFIICILLVAVVLLQKSKGDGLSGAFGGGGALTASFGNRGAATMLSKATSILAVLFMVTSFLLAIF
- a CDS encoding peptidoglycan recognition protein family protein; the encoded protein is MLSSARWIRSNFRMDTELGDTSLNEAGEKPDDCVYSPISSINRIVVHHSATATGSARVFRAFHRAVNGWVDIGYHFVIGNGTMSEDGEVEEGRPQWAVGAHAREHNADTIGICLVGNFSDTYPTEDQMKSLGKLLKSLLSEYDLSSSSIILHRDLSGCKTVCPGENLTRKMIVNSISYP